The following DNA comes from Bacteroidetes bacterium SB0662_bin_6.
CCCAGGCCCCGCACCGGATCCCACCCCGCAAGGATGATGGTCCCCACCCATAATCCCGCCAGCAGGGACAGGTACACCCGACGGCTCCACAATGCCAGGGAAATAGCAATGACGGGGGGTAAAAGGACAATCCACTCCACGGAATCACCGGGTACTACAAAGGGATACTCTGATCAAAACCACTTCGCTCAGCGCTTCACGTTCGCGCGTAAAGGATATCATGATTCCATCGTTGAAATCGGCTGAAAACATTGTGGTTCCAGAGCGCCGCGGACGTGAAGCGCCCTTCGGGAGGCTGCGAGGGGTGCGCTGGCCGTGTCATTCCTCATTATGTGGGGCCTGCCACATTGCTTCGTCATTCCTTGCCAGCGCACCCCTCGCAGCCTCTGAGCTTTGTGGACCTAATCAGAGTATCCCAAGGCGATCGATCAGGCGGGCCTGTTGCCGGGTTTCCACTTGATATCGCATCCTATGGAAGGAACCTGCTCGGCCAGAACCTCTCCGGACGAAAGCAAAAGGTCGAGCGCATCGTGCAGATCCTTGCCCGTCGCGACCCCCATGTCGGGGCGGGTTTCGTCGTAGCGCCCCCGGTAGACCAGTTTCCTGTCCCGGTCGTACACGAACAGATCGGGCGTGCATACCGCGCCGTACGCCTTGGCGACCTCCTGCGATTCGTCGTACAGGTAGGGAAACGGATACCCCTTTGCAGCGGCCCGCGCCGCCATCGCATCGAAAGAATCTTCCGGGTACCCCCTTGCGTCGTTTGCGCTGATGAGTACGAACTGTACATCCTTGTCCGCCCAGGCAGCGGCAGATCGGATCAGCGCATCCTCGACATGCTTCGCGAACGGGCAATGGTTGCAGGTAAAGACGATGACAAGCGCCGCCGCATCATACTGGTCAAGGCTCCGGCGGTCGCCGGAAAGGCCGTCCGCAGAGGGGTTCGCAGCGGGCAGATCGAAGGGCGGAGCCGACGATCCGAGCTCCTTCATTATCGAGTAGGTAAGCGCCATAATGTTGCCTTGTAGTACGTGAAAAACGAAAAGAAAGTGGTTACGAAAACCGGACAGATATCGATGTGTCCTGTGCACGCTGCTTTGCGCAGCGTTTTGCGCCCGCAGAATACATCGTTGGACATGCGATTGTCAAGCGAGCGGGCAGCGTGTTGCCGGTAAAATAAAAAAACCGCCGCCGGATATACCACGTACCCGGGAATCTGTCCGAAAAAAACGGAGGTCCCACCCCTACCGATACAACCCCCGCTTCGCTATGATTTCAAGCACCGCCGGGGGAACCATCTCCCGGACGGACCGCCCGGTCCGGATGCGTTCCCGTATGTTCGTACCGGACAGCTCGATCAGAGGCGTGTCGGCAAATTCCACATACTTTCCGAATCCTTCCGGGACCGCCGCCTGCTCGTACCCCGCGCGCGGAAACACGATGAGCGGCGCGCGGCGGACGATCTCTTCCGGCTCGCGCCACCGGGAAAATCCGGGCAGTTGATCGCTCCCTACCATCAGGCGAAAGGCCGCGCCGGGATGCGCCTCCTGTAACTTTCGCAGCGTTTCCACCGTATACGAGGTACCCCCTTGTCGTGTCTCGATTTCCGAGACCGAAAAAGCGGCGTTTCCCGCCGTGGCGGCGCGAACCATTGCAAGGCGGTCCGCGGCATCGGCCAGTTCCTCACCGGTCTTGAAAGGAGAACGGCTGT
Coding sequences within:
- the nadD gene encoding nicotinate (nicotinamide) nucleotide adenylyltransferase; amino-acid sequence: MLRIGVFGGTFNPPHRGHLRLAEMVRERFGLDRVLWIPNSRSPFKTGEELADAADRLAMVRAATAGNAAFSVSEIETRQGGTSYTVETLRKLQEAHPGAAFRLMVGSDQLPGFSRWREPEEIVRRAPLIVFPRAGYEQAAVPEGFGKYVEFADTPLIELSGTNIRERIRTGRSVREMVPPAVLEIIAKRGLYR
- a CDS encoding thioredoxin family protein encodes the protein MALTYSIMKELGSSAPPFDLPAANPSADGLSGDRRSLDQYDAAALVIVFTCNHCPFAKHVEDALIRSAAAWADKDVQFVLISANDARGYPEDSFDAMAARAAAKGYPFPYLYDESQEVAKAYGAVCTPDLFVYDRDRKLVYRGRYDETRPDMGVATGKDLHDALDLLLSSGEVLAEQVPSIGCDIKWKPGNRPA